A section of the Pimelobacter simplex genome encodes:
- a CDS encoding AzlC family ABC transporter permease, which produces MEQPTRRTVVRDSLGVAIATGTYGLSFGAVAVTSGLDVWQTCALSLVMFTGASQFALVGVLGSGGTPLAGAFAALLLGTRNTLYGLRMAPLLGYRGWRRAAAAHVLIDESTAMAVTRPDRDLARTGFLTTGATIFVLWNLTTLVGAVAGEQLGDPRDLGLDAAVGAAFLALLWPRLTTPLLRAVAVLAALVAAGAVTVTPAGVPVLVAAGVAVLVGVLKR; this is translated from the coding sequence GTGGAGCAGCCGACCCGCCGGACCGTCGTCCGCGACAGCCTCGGGGTGGCGATCGCCACCGGCACCTACGGCCTGAGCTTCGGCGCGGTCGCGGTCACCTCGGGCCTCGACGTCTGGCAGACCTGCGCGCTGTCGCTGGTGATGTTCACCGGCGCCTCGCAGTTCGCGCTGGTCGGGGTGCTGGGCTCCGGCGGCACTCCCCTGGCCGGCGCGTTCGCCGCGCTGCTGCTCGGGACCCGCAACACGCTCTACGGGCTCCGGATGGCGCCCCTGCTCGGCTACCGCGGCTGGCGCCGGGCCGCCGCCGCCCACGTCCTCATCGACGAGTCGACCGCGATGGCGGTCACCCGGCCCGACCGGGACCTCGCCCGGACCGGCTTCCTCACCACCGGAGCGACCATCTTCGTGCTCTGGAACCTCACCACGCTCGTCGGCGCCGTCGCCGGCGAGCAGCTCGGCGACCCGCGCGACCTCGGCCTCGACGCGGCCGTCGGCGCCGCCTTCCTCGCCCTGCTCTGGCCCCGCCTGACCACGCCCCTGCTGCGGGCCGTGGCCGTGCTGGCCGCCCTCGTCGCCGCCGGCGCGGTGACGGTGACCCCGGCCGGCGTACCGGTGCTCGTGGCGGCGGGCGTCGCCGTCCTCGTGGGGGTGCTGAAGAGATGA
- the nadA gene encoding quinolinate synthase NadA — protein sequence MTTVDLPLLPLGRGTDPLSERGVECPGDLPAASDPDLVARARAAKEKLGDKLFVLGHHYQRDEVIQFADVTGDSFKLARDAAARPDAEYIVFCGVHFMAESADILTGPDQRVILPDLAAGCSMADMARIAQVEKAWEALAAAGVQDVVVPVTYMNSSAAIKAFCGRNGGVVCTSSNAEVALDWAYAQKGEDTKVLFLPDQHLGRNTAVLKLGYSLDECVVWNPHKPNGGLSADELAQAKIILWKGHCSVHGRFSADVIDELRVKVPDLNVIVHPECQHEVVLKADQVGSTEYIIKAIEAAPAGSSWAIGTELNLVQRLKNAHPDKNIMFLDRNVCYCSTMNRIDLPHFVWALENLVEGVVVNQIEVDPQTEADALTALQRMLDLPGKAHRD from the coding sequence ATGACGACCGTGGACCTTCCACTGCTGCCGCTCGGCCGGGGTACCGACCCGCTCTCCGAGCGTGGTGTCGAGTGTCCGGGCGACCTGCCCGCCGCCTCCGACCCCGACCTGGTCGCACGTGCCCGCGCGGCCAAGGAGAAGCTCGGCGACAAGCTGTTCGTGCTGGGCCACCACTACCAGCGCGACGAGGTCATCCAGTTCGCCGACGTCACCGGCGACTCCTTCAAGCTCGCCCGCGACGCGGCCGCGCGCCCGGACGCCGAGTACATCGTCTTCTGCGGCGTGCACTTCATGGCCGAGTCCGCCGACATCCTCACCGGCCCCGACCAGAGGGTCATCCTGCCCGACCTCGCGGCCGGCTGCTCGATGGCCGACATGGCCCGCATCGCCCAGGTCGAGAAGGCCTGGGAGGCGCTCGCCGCGGCCGGCGTCCAGGACGTCGTCGTCCCGGTCACCTACATGAACTCCAGCGCCGCGATCAAGGCGTTCTGCGGCCGCAACGGCGGCGTCGTGTGCACCTCGTCCAACGCCGAAGTCGCCCTCGACTGGGCCTACGCCCAGAAGGGCGAGGACACCAAGGTCCTCTTCCTGCCCGACCAGCACCTCGGGCGCAACACCGCCGTGCTCAAGCTCGGCTACTCCCTCGACGAGTGCGTCGTGTGGAACCCCCACAAGCCCAACGGCGGCCTGAGCGCCGACGAGCTCGCCCAGGCCAAGATCATCCTCTGGAAGGGCCACTGCTCGGTGCACGGCCGGTTCTCGGCCGACGTGATCGACGAGCTGCGCGTCAAGGTCCCCGACCTCAACGTGATCGTGCACCCCGAGTGCCAGCACGAGGTGGTGCTCAAGGCCGACCAGGTCGGCTCGACGGAGTACATCATCAAGGCGATCGAGGCGGCGCCGGCCGGTTCGAGCTGGGCGATCGGCACCGAGCTCAACCTCGTCCAGCGCCTCAAGAACGCGCACCCGGACAAGAACATCATGTTCCTCGACCGCAACGTCTGCTACTGCTCCACGATGAACCGGATCGACCTGCCCCACTTCGTGTGGGCGCTGGAGAACCTGGTCGAGGGCGTCGTGGTCAACCAGATCGAGGTCGACCCGCAGACCGAGGCCGACGCGCTGACCGCGCTGCAGCGGATGCTCGACCTGCCGGGCAAGGCGCACCGTGACTGA
- a CDS encoding EthD domain-containing protein: MKVIAALHAPVPGLGAALLSPAFRGQAAAAGASRLQVNLDDDAVAPAMRFGPGTPITAVVSAWGLTDPAALLDAVRALDADADAWQVDEREPLVPPVVPEGERADVLANIAFLRRPAAMAHEAWLRDWLERHTQVAIDTQGTFGYVQNPVVEHLTPGGRDVAGIVEELFPMAALSDQHAFYGSGGDQAELDRRFTALMDSCARFGASDGLDLVPTSRYAFAL; this comes from the coding sequence GTGAAGGTCATCGCCGCGCTGCATGCGCCCGTGCCGGGGCTGGGCGCCGCCCTGCTCTCCCCCGCGTTCCGTGGCCAGGCCGCCGCGGCCGGCGCGTCCCGGCTCCAGGTGAACCTGGACGACGACGCCGTCGCGCCCGCGATGCGCTTCGGCCCGGGCACGCCGATCACCGCCGTGGTCTCCGCGTGGGGCCTCACCGACCCCGCCGCCCTGCTGGACGCCGTCCGCGCGCTCGACGCGGACGCCGACGCCTGGCAGGTCGACGAGCGCGAGCCGCTCGTGCCGCCCGTCGTACCGGAGGGGGAACGGGCGGACGTGCTGGCCAACATCGCCTTCCTGCGCCGCCCGGCGGCGATGGCGCACGAGGCCTGGCTCCGCGACTGGCTGGAGCGGCACACCCAGGTCGCGATCGACACCCAGGGCACGTTCGGCTACGTCCAGAACCCGGTCGTGGAGCACCTCACTCCCGGTGGCCGGGACGTCGCCGGGATCGTCGAGGAGCTCTTCCCGATGGCCGCGCTCAGCGACCAGCACGCGTTCTACGGCAGCGGCGGGGACCAGGCCGAGCTGGACCGCCGGTTCACCGCCCTCATGGACAGCTGCGCCCGCTTCGGCGCCTCCGACGGGCTCGACCTGGTGCCCACCAGCCGCTACGCGTTCGCGCTCTGA
- a CDS encoding DUF3043 domain-containing protein, with amino-acid sequence MFKRTKTPVESEQPAVVKPGGKGRPTPTRKEAEAAAKARNKAPRDKRELAKKQREYRAENSRKIREGMKKGDERYFLPRDKGPVRRFIRDFVDTRFSLVEMVIPLMLVGLMLGYTGNSALARASSMILLATVLFVVGDMLLLRFKVRRELKRRFPDEPLKGTTYYTLTRAMQMKFMRLPKARVKIGQPLPDDYDK; translated from the coding sequence GTGTTCAAGCGCACCAAGACCCCCGTCGAGTCCGAGCAGCCGGCGGTCGTCAAGCCCGGCGGCAAGGGCCGGCCCACGCCGACGCGCAAGGAGGCCGAGGCCGCCGCCAAGGCGCGCAACAAGGCCCCGCGCGACAAGCGTGAGCTCGCCAAGAAGCAGCGCGAGTACCGCGCCGAGAACAGCCGCAAGATCCGCGAGGGCATGAAGAAGGGCGACGAGCGCTACTTCCTGCCCCGCGACAAGGGCCCGGTCCGGCGCTTCATCCGCGACTTCGTCGACACCCGCTTCTCCCTGGTCGAGATGGTCATCCCGCTGATGCTGGTCGGGCTGATGCTCGGCTACACCGGCAACTCCGCGCTCGCCCGGGCCAGCAGCATGATCCTGCTCGCCACCGTGCTGTTCGTCGTGGGCGACATGCTCCTGCTGCGCTTCAAGGTGCGCCGCGAGCTCAAGCGCCGCTTCCCGGACGAGCCTCTCAAGGGCACCACCTACTACACGCTGACCCGGGCGATGCAGATGAAGTTCATGCGCCTGCCCAAGGCCCGCGTCAAGATCGGCCAGCCGCTGCCCGACGACTACGACAAGTAG
- a CDS encoding aldo/keto reductase family protein, whose translation MEMRNLGASGLRISALAYGNWITHGSQVEEDAALACVRQALDEGITTFDTADVYANTAAETVLGKALAGERRAGLEIFTKVFWPTGPGKHNDHGLSRKHIMESIDGSLRRLGTDYVDLYQAHRYDHETPLEETMLAFADVVRAGKALYIGVSEWRAEEIRAAADLARELRVPLISNQPQYSMLWRVIESEVVPTCRELGIGQIVWSPIAQGVLTGKYLPGQPPPAGSRATDDKGGANDISRWLRDDVLERVQQLRPIAEGAGLTLAQLAVAWVLQNDNVSAAIIGASRPEQVTENVKAAGARLDADTLAAIDGVLEGVVTTDPALTKSPRRSEILG comes from the coding sequence ATGGAGATGCGCAACCTCGGCGCGAGCGGTCTGAGGATCTCGGCCCTCGCCTACGGCAACTGGATCACCCACGGCTCCCAGGTCGAGGAGGACGCCGCACTCGCCTGCGTGCGCCAGGCCCTCGACGAGGGGATCACCACCTTCGACACCGCCGACGTCTACGCCAACACCGCCGCCGAGACCGTCCTGGGCAAGGCCCTGGCCGGCGAGCGGCGCGCCGGGCTCGAGATCTTCACCAAGGTCTTCTGGCCCACCGGCCCCGGCAAGCACAACGACCACGGCCTCTCGCGCAAGCACATCATGGAGTCGATCGACGGCTCGCTGCGCCGGCTCGGCACCGACTACGTCGATCTCTACCAGGCCCACCGCTACGACCACGAGACGCCGCTCGAGGAGACGATGCTGGCGTTCGCGGACGTCGTGCGCGCCGGCAAGGCGCTCTACATCGGCGTCTCGGAGTGGCGGGCCGAGGAGATCCGCGCCGCGGCCGACCTGGCGCGCGAGCTGCGGGTCCCGCTGATCTCGAACCAGCCCCAGTACTCCATGCTCTGGCGCGTCATCGAGTCCGAGGTGGTCCCCACCTGCCGCGAGCTCGGCATCGGCCAGATCGTCTGGTCGCCGATCGCCCAGGGCGTGCTCACCGGCAAGTACCTGCCCGGTCAGCCCCCGCCGGCCGGCTCCCGGGCCACCGACGACAAGGGCGGCGCCAACGACATCAGCCGCTGGCTGCGCGACGACGTCCTGGAGCGGGTCCAGCAGCTGCGACCCATCGCCGAGGGCGCGGGCCTGACCCTCGCCCAGCTCGCCGTGGCCTGGGTGCTCCAGAACGACAACGTCTCCGCGGCCATCATCGGCGCCAGCCGGCCCGAGCAGGTCACCGAGAACGTCAAGGCCGCCGGGGCCCGCCTCGACGCCGACACGCTCGCGGCGATCGACGGGGTGCTCGAGGGCGTCGTCACCACCGACCCGGCGCTGACGAAGTCGCCGCGCCGCTCGGAGATCCTCGGCTAG
- a CDS encoding glycerate kinase family protein yields the protein MRILVAPDKFAGTLTAVEAAEAIAAGWHRHAPDDEVVLAPMSDGGPGFVDVLHASLGGDLLAVTVESPSGDEVPATLLLVGDTAYVESAQACGIHLTRGELGEFGTTVGVGTLVLTAINAGARRVVVGLGGSGTIDGGAGLLAALGADADVSLDVGGIFLDGITEVDLGIARSLVDGVELVAATDVDNPLTGLFGAAKTFGPQKGLDDDTQAVMDRYLEQLAAATDRRLALEPGAGAAGGLGFALLLLGGHRVSGIELVAEAVDLAEQAKAADLVITGEGAFDFSSRAGKVPAGVAAVAAEALRPCVALAGQVLVGSREMRALGMDAAYSLVEAVGESRAYGDPVGSLSELAARVARTWSS from the coding sequence ATGCGGATATTGGTCGCCCCCGACAAGTTCGCGGGCACCCTGACGGCGGTCGAGGCCGCCGAGGCGATCGCGGCCGGCTGGCACCGGCACGCGCCCGACGACGAGGTCGTGCTCGCCCCGATGTCGGACGGCGGCCCCGGCTTCGTCGACGTCCTGCACGCCTCGCTCGGGGGCGACCTGCTCGCCGTGACGGTCGAGTCGCCCTCGGGCGACGAGGTCCCGGCGACGCTGCTGCTCGTCGGCGACACGGCGTACGTCGAGAGCGCGCAGGCGTGCGGCATCCACCTGACCCGCGGCGAGCTCGGCGAGTTCGGCACCACCGTCGGCGTCGGGACGCTCGTGCTCACCGCCATCAACGCCGGCGCCCGCCGGGTGGTCGTGGGCCTCGGCGGCTCCGGCACCATCGACGGCGGTGCCGGCCTCCTCGCCGCGCTCGGTGCCGACGCCGACGTCTCGCTCGACGTCGGCGGGATCTTCCTCGACGGCATCACCGAGGTCGACCTCGGCATCGCCCGCAGCCTGGTCGACGGCGTCGAGCTGGTCGCGGCGACCGACGTGGACAACCCGCTGACCGGGCTCTTCGGCGCCGCCAAGACCTTCGGGCCGCAGAAGGGGCTCGACGACGACACCCAGGCGGTCATGGACCGCTACCTCGAGCAGCTCGCCGCCGCCACCGACCGCCGCCTGGCGCTCGAGCCGGGCGCCGGCGCGGCCGGCGGCCTGGGCTTCGCGCTGCTGCTGCTCGGCGGGCACCGGGTCTCCGGCATCGAGCTGGTCGCCGAGGCCGTCGACCTCGCCGAGCAGGCCAAGGCGGCCGACCTGGTCATCACCGGCGAGGGTGCGTTCGACTTCAGCAGCCGGGCCGGCAAGGTCCCGGCCGGCGTCGCCGCGGTCGCCGCCGAGGCGCTGCGCCCCTGCGTGGCGCTCGCCGGGCAGGTGCTGGTCGGCTCGCGCGAGATGCGCGCGCTGGGCATGGACGCGGCGTACTCGCTGGTCGAGGCGGTGGGGGAGAGCCGGGCCTACGGCGACCCGGTCGGCTCGCTGAGCGAGCTGGCCGCGCGGGTGGCGCGCACCTGGTCCTCGTGA
- a CDS encoding NAD(P)-dependent alcohol dehydrogenase produces MKTTAYLVEEPGGDFVVADVELEEPRDDEVLVRIVATGLCHTDLTVPTMLPQEMLPTVVGHEGTGVVEKVGAGVSGIAVGDHVVLSFRSCRACGPCQVGDVGYCEQSLLLNYMGMRADGSTTMKRGEQTVFGNFFGQSSFARHALAYADNCVVVDKSLDLTRLAPFACGFQTGAGTVLNVLDATPDRPIVVFGAGAVGLAAVAAARGAGVETVVAVDPVAARRALAEGYGAHAIDPADEAAGPVEEQVKALTGGGAAYAIDTTAIPAVVLQAQRSLRSRGMLVALGLGAPEYTIDAIDLLQSGKIVRSSIEGEADPLVTIPELIALREAGRLDVDHLVTTYPFEKIADAVADSKSGAVVKPVLVWGE; encoded by the coding sequence GTGAAGACCACTGCCTATCTCGTCGAGGAGCCCGGGGGCGACTTCGTCGTCGCCGACGTCGAGCTCGAGGAGCCCCGTGACGACGAGGTGCTCGTCCGGATCGTCGCGACCGGGTTGTGCCACACCGACCTGACCGTCCCGACGATGCTGCCGCAGGAGATGCTGCCGACCGTCGTGGGCCACGAGGGCACCGGTGTCGTCGAGAAGGTCGGCGCGGGCGTGAGCGGCATCGCGGTGGGCGACCACGTCGTGCTGAGCTTCCGCTCCTGCCGTGCGTGCGGACCCTGCCAGGTCGGCGACGTCGGCTACTGCGAGCAGTCGCTGCTGCTCAACTACATGGGCATGCGCGCGGACGGCTCGACGACGATGAAGCGCGGCGAGCAGACCGTGTTCGGCAACTTCTTCGGCCAGTCGAGCTTCGCCCGCCACGCCCTGGCGTACGCCGACAACTGCGTCGTCGTCGACAAGTCCCTCGACCTGACCCGGCTGGCCCCCTTCGCCTGCGGCTTCCAGACCGGCGCCGGCACGGTGCTCAACGTCCTCGACGCGACCCCCGACCGCCCGATCGTCGTGTTCGGCGCCGGTGCGGTCGGCCTGGCCGCCGTGGCCGCGGCCCGCGGCGCGGGCGTCGAGACCGTCGTCGCCGTCGACCCGGTCGCGGCCCGCCGCGCGCTCGCCGAGGGCTACGGCGCCCACGCGATCGACCCGGCCGACGAGGCGGCCGGCCCGGTCGAGGAGCAGGTCAAGGCGCTGACCGGCGGGGGAGCGGCGTACGCGATCGACACCACGGCCATCCCGGCCGTGGTGCTCCAGGCGCAGCGCTCGCTGCGCTCGCGGGGCATGCTCGTCGCGCTCGGCCTGGGTGCGCCGGAGTACACGATCGACGCGATCGACCTGCTCCAGTCCGGCAAGATCGTCCGCTCCTCGATCGAGGGCGAGGCCGACCCGCTGGTCACCATCCCCGAGCTGATCGCGCTGCGCGAGGCCGGGCGGCTCGACGTGGACCACCTGGTCACGACGTACCCGTTCGAGAAGATCGCCGACGCCGTCGCCGACTCGAAGTCCGGTGCCGTGGTCAAGCCGGTGCTCGTGTGGGGGGAATAA
- a CDS encoding GNAT family N-acetyltransferase: MVVADVSVRVAWPADAPGIAAVQLRAWQERYDGGAGLDADTLAAAWRQSLSRPPEARHRALVALAGAEVVGFALTGPNPDPDADPAADGEMTEFTVDPGATRAGHGSRLLQACVDTLAADGFTRAVSWADATDDVLRAFLTSAGWAPDGASRELADEAGTHVKQVRLHTALA; encoded by the coding sequence ATGGTCGTTGCCGACGTCTCCGTGCGGGTCGCCTGGCCCGCCGACGCCCCCGGGATCGCCGCCGTCCAGCTGCGTGCCTGGCAGGAGCGGTACGACGGCGGCGCGGGCCTCGACGCCGACACCCTCGCCGCCGCGTGGCGCCAGTCCCTGTCCCGCCCGCCCGAGGCCCGGCACCGCGCGCTGGTGGCGCTCGCAGGCGCCGAGGTGGTCGGCTTCGCGCTGACCGGCCCCAACCCCGACCCCGACGCCGACCCGGCCGCCGACGGCGAGATGACGGAGTTCACCGTCGACCCCGGCGCCACCCGCGCCGGCCACGGCTCGCGCCTGCTCCAGGCGTGCGTCGACACCCTCGCCGCCGACGGCTTCACCCGCGCGGTGAGCTGGGCCGACGCCACCGACGACGTGCTGCGCGCCTTCCTGACCAGTGCCGGCTGGGCACCCGACGGGGCCAGCCGCGAGCTCGCCGACGAAGCCGGCACCCACGTGAAGCAGGTGCGGCTGCACACCGCGCTGGCGTGA
- the dapB gene encoding 4-hydroxy-tetrahydrodipicolinate reductase → MTSRVAENTAGDRLRVGVLGARGKVGAEVVRAVEAAADLDFTVGVDAGDDIAALHESGTQVVVDFTHPDVVMDNLRSCIDHGIHAVVGTTGFDDERLATLRGWLAERPGTGVLIAPNFSIGAILMMRFSAVAAPFFESVEVVELHHPTKADAPSGTAGRTAELIAAARRDAGCDPMPDATSTGLDGARGADVDGVRVHSVRVRGLVAHQEVILGGLGETLTIRHDSLDRVSFTPGVLTGVRRIGDFPGLTVGLEHFLDLG, encoded by the coding sequence GTGACGTCACGTGTCGCGGAGAACACCGCTGGAGACCGCCTTCGAGTCGGGGTGCTGGGCGCCCGTGGCAAGGTCGGAGCCGAGGTCGTCCGAGCCGTCGAGGCGGCCGCCGACCTCGACTTCACCGTCGGCGTCGATGCCGGCGACGACATCGCCGCCCTGCACGAGTCGGGGACCCAGGTGGTCGTCGACTTCACCCATCCCGACGTGGTGATGGACAACCTGCGCTCCTGCATCGACCACGGCATCCACGCCGTCGTCGGCACCACGGGCTTCGACGACGAGCGCCTCGCCACGCTGCGCGGCTGGCTCGCCGAGCGCCCCGGCACCGGCGTCCTGATCGCCCCGAACTTCTCGATCGGCGCGATCTTGATGATGAGGTTCTCCGCCGTCGCCGCGCCCTTCTTCGAGTCGGTCGAGGTCGTCGAGCTGCACCACCCGACCAAGGCCGACGCCCCCAGCGGTACGGCGGGCCGCACCGCCGAGCTCATCGCCGCCGCCCGCCGCGACGCCGGCTGCGACCCCATGCCCGACGCGACCAGCACCGGCCTCGACGGCGCGCGCGGCGCCGACGTCGACGGCGTCCGGGTCCACAGCGTCCGGGTCCGCGGGCTGGTCGCCCACCAGGAGGTCATCCTGGGCGGCCTGGGCGAGACGCTGACCATCCGGCACGACTCGCTCGACCGGGTCTCCTTCACGCCCGGCGTGCTGACCGGCGTGCGCCGGATCGGGGACTTCCCGGGGCTCACCGTCGGCCTCGAGCACTTCCTCGACCTGGGCTGA
- a CDS encoding class I SAM-dependent methyltransferase, with protein sequence MVNKIPARIRWAVDFMDVQPNDHVLEIGCGNGAAADLICRRLEGKGKMFAIDRSEAGVDRTKARCAAHIEAGKLTVRQIDLATLRVPVKRLTKVFAFDVNLFWVRDAAEEIALLHERLMPGGSVNLFFDTTRPEQVSDILAKASEQLRDGGFRVYIVDSKMPPVIGIIGRR encoded by the coding sequence ATGGTGAACAAGATCCCGGCCCGGATCCGGTGGGCGGTGGACTTCATGGACGTCCAGCCCAACGACCACGTGCTGGAGATCGGCTGTGGGAACGGCGCTGCCGCGGACCTCATCTGCCGGCGTCTCGAGGGCAAGGGCAAGATGTTCGCCATCGACCGATCCGAGGCCGGTGTCGACCGCACGAAGGCCCGCTGCGCCGCCCATATCGAGGCCGGCAAGCTCACGGTCCGCCAGATCGACCTGGCCACCCTGCGGGTGCCGGTCAAGCGGCTGACCAAGGTGTTCGCCTTCGACGTGAACCTGTTCTGGGTGCGCGACGCGGCCGAGGAGATCGCGCTGCTCCACGAGCGGCTCATGCCCGGCGGCTCGGTGAACCTGTTCTTCGACACCACCCGCCCCGAGCAGGTCTCCGACATCCTCGCCAAGGCCTCCGAGCAGCTGCGCGACGGCGGTTTCCGGGTCTACATCGTGGACTCCAAGATGCCGCCGGTGATCGGCATCATCGGCCGTCGCTGA
- a CDS encoding AzlD domain-containing protein — translation MIWWAVLGAGVGCYLLKLAGLSVPARVLGNPLVARVAELIPVALLAALVAVQVLAAPSGRALVLDARAAALGVAVLLLLARAPFLVVVFGSAAAAALLRLL, via the coding sequence ATGATCTGGTGGGCCGTCCTCGGCGCCGGCGTCGGCTGCTACCTGCTCAAGCTCGCCGGGCTCTCGGTGCCGGCCCGGGTGCTGGGCAACCCGCTCGTCGCCCGGGTCGCCGAGCTCATCCCGGTCGCGCTCCTGGCCGCGCTGGTCGCCGTCCAGGTGCTCGCGGCGCCGTCAGGACGCGCGCTCGTGCTCGACGCCCGGGCCGCAGCGCTGGGCGTCGCGGTGCTGCTCCTGCTGGCCCGGGCGCCGTTCCTGGTCGTGGTGTTCGGCTCGGCGGCCGCGGCGGCGCTGCTGCGGCTGCTCTGA
- a CDS encoding zinc ribbon domain-containing protein YjdM, giving the protein MTESATDVLPACPACGGEFTYAMGDLMVCPECAHEWSPAEVAAAADEAAAAGVVRDANGTPLADGDDVIVVKDLPVKGAPKPIKSGTKVRTIRIVDPADRVGDHDIDCKVDGFGPMQLKSSLVRKA; this is encoded by the coding sequence GTGACTGAGAGCGCCACCGACGTCCTGCCCGCCTGCCCTGCGTGCGGGGGTGAGTTCACCTACGCGATGGGCGACCTCATGGTCTGCCCCGAGTGCGCCCACGAGTGGTCGCCTGCCGAGGTGGCGGCCGCGGCCGACGAGGCCGCGGCGGCCGGCGTCGTCCGCGATGCGAACGGCACTCCCCTCGCCGACGGTGACGACGTGATCGTCGTCAAGGACCTGCCGGTCAAGGGCGCCCCCAAGCCGATCAAGTCCGGCACCAAGGTCCGCACCATCCGGATCGTCGACCCCGCCGACCGCGTCGGCGACCACGACATCGACTGCAAGGTCGACGGGTTCGGCCCGATGCAACTGAAGTCCAGCCTGGTCAGGAAGGCCTGA
- a CDS encoding GNAT family N-acetyltransferase, which yields MHIRPMSPEDVAAAEEISADAFHTLDLATRRATDPKPLRRAPGRAAQWIARTEQFLITDPGGCWVAEDDGAVVGFATSFRREEVWCLATFAVRPGRQGAGTGARLLAAAGRHGADCPRGMLAASEDPRAARRYHAAGFTLHPQMTLTGTVDRSGLPAASATGPAVRDGDADDQEWMDDLDRSLRGGPHGTAHARLRAAGRLLVTVDRSGYAYADGEVVALLAARDETAARALLVACLDGAQGRFQIGHVTSANAWAVDVGLAVRLDLGTSGYLGLRGMTPPAPYLHHGALL from the coding sequence GTGCACATCCGCCCCATGTCGCCCGAGGACGTCGCGGCTGCCGAGGAGATCAGCGCCGACGCCTTCCACACCCTCGACCTCGCGACCCGGCGGGCGACCGACCCCAAGCCGCTCCGGCGAGCGCCGGGCAGGGCCGCGCAGTGGATCGCGCGCACGGAGCAGTTCCTCATCACCGACCCGGGCGGCTGCTGGGTCGCCGAGGACGACGGCGCCGTGGTCGGGTTCGCGACCAGCTTCCGGCGTGAGGAGGTGTGGTGCCTGGCGACGTTCGCCGTGCGCCCGGGCCGGCAGGGCGCCGGTACCGGTGCGCGGCTGCTCGCCGCGGCGGGCCGCCACGGCGCGGACTGTCCGCGCGGGATGCTCGCCGCCTCCGAGGACCCGCGCGCCGCGCGCCGCTACCACGCGGCCGGGTTCACCCTGCACCCGCAGATGACGCTGACCGGCACCGTCGACCGCAGCGGGCTCCCGGCAGCGTCCGCGACCGGCCCGGCCGTCCGCGACGGCGACGCCGACGACCAGGAGTGGATGGACGACCTCGACCGGTCCCTGCGCGGCGGCCCCCACGGCACCGCCCACGCCCGGCTGCGGGCCGCCGGGCGACTCCTCGTCACCGTCGACCGCTCGGGCTACGCCTACGCCGACGGCGAGGTCGTCGCCCTCCTCGCCGCCCGCGACGAGACCGCGGCCCGGGCGCTGCTGGTCGCCTGCCTCGACGGCGCGCAGGGCCGGTTCCAGATCGGCCACGTCACGAGCGCGAACGCGTGGGCCGTCGACGTCGGGCTCGCCGTCCGGCTCGACCTCGGCACCAGCGGCTACCTCGGGCTGCGCGGCATGACGCCGCCCGCGCCGTACCTCCACCACGGCGCACTGCTCTAG
- a CDS encoding DUF4334 domain-containing protein, with the protein MTDIRTRFDDLRAAERAEPADLDALWADLATVEVEEMLGAWRGGDFATGHVASTVLEQVRWHGKRFDSALEAVPLVCRGEDGALYSNLAAGGGGEASLWSVGFRGEVTATMVYDKMPVFDHFKKVDDDTVMGIMNGKLAGTFGIDDLYYFWLERDA; encoded by the coding sequence GTGACCGACATCCGAACCCGTTTCGACGACCTGCGGGCCGCCGAGCGGGCCGAACCCGCCGATCTCGACGCCCTGTGGGCCGACCTCGCCACCGTCGAGGTCGAGGAGATGCTCGGGGCCTGGCGCGGGGGCGACTTCGCCACCGGCCACGTCGCGAGCACCGTGCTGGAGCAGGTGCGCTGGCACGGCAAGCGCTTCGACAGCGCGCTCGAGGCGGTGCCGCTGGTGTGCCGGGGCGAGGACGGAGCGCTCTACTCCAACCTCGCCGCCGGAGGCGGTGGGGAGGCCTCGTTGTGGTCCGTCGGGTTCCGTGGCGAGGTCACGGCGACGATGGTCTACGACAAGATGCCGGTCTTCGACCACTTCAAGAAGGTCGATGACGACACCGTCATGGGGATCATGAACGGCAAGCTCGCCGGGACGTTCGGGATCGACGACCTCTACTACTTCTGGCTGGAGCGTGACGCGTGA